The Nostoc sp. NIES-3756 DNA window AAAATAAGCAATACTAATATCTCTACCTCTGTTGCAACCTGCTATTTTTTTGAACTAATTTTTGCTAAGTCTACTATCCCTGGCTTAAATCCTCATTTATGCAAAACAGTCATATAAGAGACTCCGTTGTTCTGCACTTAGGTGTAGCCTCAGGATAAGAGTGATCATTTTAGATAAAACGTCCCTTGGAGAGTGGGAGAATCTCAAATGTGAACCTTGATACCTGGACAACAGGCAACCTATAACTAAACTCCCTCTGGAAACTGCTGAATATGGCAATTAACTTTCCGAAGTGGCTGGCTGTATTAGTCACTATTCTTGCCCTGAACTTGTTTATGCCAGTAACTATGGCAGCATCATTAGGGCTGAATACTCCATTGGCAGCAATTTATGCTTCTGCTGCTAATTTAGTTACTACCTACCCTTCTTTTGCTGATTTGGATTTGACTCCTTTGCAGCGTCAACGATTACAAGCCGTGCTGCAACGCAGAAATAAAGAAATGCAGGCAGTTTTAGATATTTCGCAACGTGACGAACTCAGACATCGATTACACTCTGGCGCTAGCTTGAACCAAGCTTTAACTGCACTCGAATTACAACCAGAACAGCAGCATCTGATTAAAGCCATAGAACAGTTAACAAGTTTAAAGCTGAAGGCGCTGTTATCTCGATACTCATCTTCAAGCGTTAATTAATTAAAGCCCGTCTGCCTCTTGTGGGAAAAAATGCGATCGCTTCTGGGGATATGATGAGAGCGATCGCTTTAATTACAAATCCAAACCTGAATAAATTATAAAAATTATTTCCCACTCCTAGAGTCCTTTGCTTTCAGACATTCCCAAATCTTGAATTTTGGATTGAATCGTCTCCAATCCTTAATCCCTATTTATAATGAATCTTGCCCTATTTAGTTCGTTACCATGTCGGAAGAAGATATCCGTGCCGCTAGGCTGGAGAAAGTAGAACAACTCAGGCAGATAGGAACTAACCCCTACGCCTACCGTTGGGAGTCTACCCATCACGCAGCCCAATTGCAAGAACAATTTGTTGATTTACCCAATGGAGAAGAAGTCGAGTTAGAAGCCGCCATTGCCGGACGCATTATGGCGCGTCGCGTTTTTGGAAAACTGGCTTTCTTCACCTTGGAAGATGAAACAGGCACAATTCAGCTTTATCTAGAGAAAAATCGTATCCAAGAAAGCATGGCAGAAATTGATGCCGATGCTTTTAATCATCTCAAACAACTCACAGATGTAGGGGATATTCTGGGAGCTAAGGGAACAATAAAACGGACTGAAAAGGGCGAATTATCGGTTTACGTCAAACAATACACCATCCTCACTAAATCTCTTTTGCCCCTACCCGACAAGTGGCATGGGTTGACGGATGTTGCCAAACGCTACCGTCAACGGTATGTTGACTTAATTGTTAACCCTGAAGTTCGGCAAACTTTCCGCCGTCGCGCCCAAATTACAGCAGGTATTCGCCGTTATTTAGAAGAGCGCGATTTCTTAGAAATTGAAACCCCTGTTCTGCAAAGTGAAGCTGGCGGTGCTGATGCGCGTCCCTTCGTCACCTACCACAACACCTTAGAAATGGGGTTGTATCTGCGAATAGCCACAGAACTCCATCTCAAGCGGTTAATTGTGGGTGGTTTTGAAAAAGTGTTTGAATTGGGACGAATTTTCCGCAATGAGGGAATTTCTACCAGACACAACCCCGAATTTACTTCAATTGAAATTTACCAAGCCTACGCCGACTACAACGATATGATGGCGTTAACGGAAGGTATTATTACCACTGTTGCCAAAGATGTACTCGGCACATTGCAAATTACCTATCAAGGTGCAACTGTGGATTTAACCCCACCTTGGCGGCGGGTGACAATGCACGATTTAGTTAAGGAATATACAGGTATAGATTTCCATGCTTTCTCAAGTTTAGATGAAGCGAAAGCAGCAAGTAAAAATGCTGGTATTCCTGGTGTGGATGAAGCCCAATCTATAGGTAAATTGCTGAATTTAGCCTTTGAAGAAAAGGTAGAAACTAGCTTAATTCAGCCTACTTTTGTAATTGATTATCCTGTAGAAATATCCCCACTAGCTAAACCTCATCGTTCTCAACCAGGGCTAGTGGAAAGGTTTGAGTTATTCATAGTTGGGCGCGAGACTGCGAATAGTTTCTCAGAATTAACAGACCCCATCGACCAAAGAGAACGCTTAGAAGCCCAAGCTGCCAGAAAAGCGGCGGGTGACTTAGAAGCCCAAGGTGTAGATGAAGATTTCCTCACCGCTTTGGAATATGGTATGCCCCCCACAGGCGGTTTAGGTATCGGAATTGATCGGTTAGTCATGTTACTAACTGATGCTGCCAGTATTCGGGATGTGATCGCATTCCCCTTACTCAAGCCGGAAAAATCAGAAACCTCAGCAGAATAGGTAACTGTGTGAAATCGGGATGAAAAAAACCTGTAGAAACGTAAGATTATAAGTTTCTACAGGTTTTTATTGATGACATCTTTTGCTTATAAAATATATTTAAACTACCTATTTCAAGAGCATATATGAAATAAATTGATTTAGATGAGAATAAGCTAAAAGAAATTTTTAAGCTGGCAATCATTGAATTAATTCAGGAACAAAAGGAAGTATTTACTGAAATAATAGAAGATATAGCACTAGCAAAAGCTATTAAGGAAAGAGAAAATGTTGATGAAATTGATTTGTTATATTTGCTTGAGGAATTACCTTTTTTACACCTCTGCTACTGGACTACTTTCATTCATCAGGCTTTAGGATAGGCAAAATAATAAGGTACGTTATGCTTTTGGCCAACGCACCTCATTTCTAACCTAATGACCAATGACTAATTAGCTACTTCCGCTATTTCGATAATTCGCCCTTCATAGTCTTTAACTAAAAAGTTTAAGGGCTTATTGTTACGTATCTTGAATTTTAAACCGCGTGTTTCTACCCGCATTAAAATCATTTCTAAGCAATCACGGTCAAAGCAAACGTGACGCTGTTGATTCTTTACACCTAAACTCGCGCCTGTAATGACGTGCAGTTGAGTATTTTTCTTTAATTGATACCACAAACCATCGCTAGCATTGGTCATGGACTTACCTGACCAACTGGGGCTTGTGGACATATATAGCGGATCTATCCCCGTTGCGCCTATAGTTTGTTCGTAGTTGTAGTAGTAATGTAACGGTACTTCTGCGGCTGGCAAATCTAGCAGCCCTTCGTATAATTGTCGGGCAATTTCTAAGTCAGACACCATCACAGTATGCACTTTGGGAGCGCTGGTGAGAAATAACCACATAGCGCCAGCATAAGCTGCTAACAGCATCACCATGATGCCTTGGGTAGAAAATAGGCTATCTAGGGGTAGGGAGGGCAAGAAGGAGCCTAAAAGGGGGGTAAGCCGGAAAGATATGACACTAGCTGCTATAACCATGAACAAATCAAAAATTATATAAGGGAGCCGCTTTTATTTTTGTCTATAAAGACTTCAGTTAAGAGGTCTTTGTTCTAGTGTACAAGACTAAACTAAGCTTGTTGACGATTACCTGTTAACAGTCAACCCTCAACACGAAAACTACAAATTAGATACACAATACAAAAATCTTATCGCCAGCTTTATTTTAACCAGTATCAACGGATAACCTTATGCAAATTCCCCATTTTTCTGAAGCTAATCACCCATTGGTAAAGTCGCTATTTCACCACACAGACCAAGAATTGCTGGATCTGTTTCAGCATCATGCCGATGCTGGCAAGTATTTTACGGTGATTTTTTGCCGCTATAGCCCCATAGTCTACACTTTAATCCAACATTCAGCGCGATCGCCTGTACAGGCAGATTATCTTTTTGCCTTAACTTGGCGGCATATATATTATGAACTCGGTGGACTCAACTTAAAGAATCCGTCTCCTGGCCAGGAAGGTTTAACTTTGCAAAACTGGCTAATTAACATCACAGCTTTCTGTATCAACGAAATTCAGCTACCACCCACCGAAGCAATTCATTATTCTCTACAAGCAACTTCACCACCACTCTGGTGTTATGTCGAACAAGCCCTAGACCAACTACCCCCAATGTTACGTTTGATGGTTTTGATGGCGCAAAGCTTTCACTGGAGTGAGACTCGCATTGCTGCTTACCTACAAGCGGAAGGGGAAAAAGTGTCACCTGCTGAGGTAGCCAATTTTCTCCAGGAAGGCTATCGTATGCTAGAGGACAAATTACCCGCAGACATCCGCGCTATCTACTTGGGTGAAGATTTGGTTAAGTCGTAGCTTAAGTATATATCCGTATAATGCTAGTCTTCATGCTGACATAATAAAACTTTTTTGCCAGCTTACACTTAAATCCGCGATTTCATGGGTAAGTTTTATGACACCACAGCATTTATTCTCTAGCACGAAAGCTAAAAACTACAGGTTGTTTGGTTTTTGCCTATTAATTCTGGTTTCCCTGCTATATCCTGCAACAGCAGGCGCTGCTGATATTACTCAACAACTCCACCGTCCTAAAAATAGTTCTTTTCGACAACTATCTAGGGATGATGCAGATTCACTATTACGGGTGGCTGAACAACAATATGCTGCTGGATATCCCCAAAAAGCTATTGACTCTGGTTTGCAGGCGTTGGATATTTTTCACCTAGTTGGCGATGTCAAGGCGAAAGGTCTAACTTACAATTTGTTAGCCAAGGCTTATATTCAATTGGGACGCTATAAAGAAGGTGAAGATGCACTACGCCGACATTTAGCGATCGCTCGTGACACTAAAGATTTTCAATCGCAGATTTTTGCCCTAAATAATTTGGGTACTTTGCTACTACAATATGGCGAACCCAAAGCCGCCGGCGAGACTATCGAAGACGCATATACCATCGCCGACAATGTGAACAATATCGAAGGTGAAGGATTATCCTTGAGTAATTTAGGTCTTGTCGCAGCTAGGCTAGGTGATTACAACAGAGCGGTAAAACTTTATGAAACAGCTTTAATTTTCCGTCGTCGTACTGGGGATACGCAAGGAGAAATAAATACTTTAAATAATTTAGGCGATGCTTACTTAGCGGCTGGTAATTATCTCGATACGATTAGCAGCTATGGTGCAGCGATGAGGATGGCTAAAAGTATAGGCGATCGCACCAATCAATTACGAGCCATTGACGGCTTAGTCACAGCACACAGCGCAGGCGGACGTTATGAACGCGCCTTTGAATTACTCCAACAGCGTTTAACCATCGCCCAAGAATTACAAAATCCACGAGAAGAATTAAATTCTTTTGCCTCCTACGCAAAATTATACGAGCAGCTAGGTAACTACCCAACTGCTCGTAATTTTTACGAAAGAGCTATTACACTCTCTCAAGCCTTAGAAGATAACAAACAAGAAATCTTTTTGCGCGATCGCATGACGCAAATGTTAAGGAGTAAAAAGTGAATAGTCCATAGTCCATAGTCCACAGTCCATAGTCAAAAGTTCAGATATTGTTAGCTGTTGACTAATGACTAATGACTAATTCAAAAATACTGAACCGTTGTTTTCAATTCTCAAAGCGCGTGTATCTTGTTTTTGGTTAGTAGTCTCATTTAATCTGACTTCTAACTGTCCTGATTGGCTGGAAGTTTGGGGGGTTGCTTGTAACAATCCTCCGTCTTCACGTTGGAATGTAACTGTAACTGGTGCTGTTAAACCTCGGAGTGTCACATCAGATTTGCCTGGGAGCGATCGCGGTGCAGTGTCACCAATTACTTGATAAGTTATTATAGTGGCGGTATTGTTAACCAATTTTATGTTTACTCTACCGTTTACTGTGGCAATCCGAGCGCTGGGTCTTTGTTGTTGGCTGGGAAAAGGTGTAACGCTTTGATTAGTTGGAGTTTGGGTTGATGGTGTCACACTTGGTTGTGTATTTCCTGGTTCTACAGAATCTTGGGGTTGCAATCCCCTTTGAGAGCGATTGTAAGGCGCTTCATTGAAAATTCTGGGATTGGGGTTAGTTACTGAACCTGTTTCACCGCCTACACCTAATCTAATTTGTTCTTCTGTTGGGGTAGCGGGAACATTACTTTGATTGAGTTGACCTTGGTCTATTAATCTTTGAGTATAGGCATTAGGACGACAACCATCAGGAACTCGAACCTGATTATTGTGAGGTGCTTCGTAAAAGATGCTAGGACAAGGATTGACTTTAGGGGTAGTTGGATTAATTTGTTGCTGAGTAGTTGGTTGTTGTGCCAATACTGCTTGTGGAATAAATGATGCACCCATCAATAAGCTACCACAAATAGTACTTAATAACTCAGCAGACTTACGAAACTTGGAAGAATAAGTACTCATTATTTACTCCTGGGATAAATCAAACTTAAGAGAAGTTTAGATATTGGGTATTTAGAGTTATTAGATTAATTAAATTAAAACTATATGCTACCGCTTACAAAGCGTATTAAAGCATTTCTAACTTAACAACTATTTTCTGCCTTTTTATCTAACTTTAGGCTTGAAAATTAACTAAAAAATTATTGTTATAAATTTATATCTTTAGCGTGATGTATATTAAGGATCAAGAGGTATGGAAGTTTTAAATAAGCCAGAAGTTTAACAGAAATTATTTTAAATTAGATAAATACCTTAATACCTTATAAGCGAAATACCCAACTTTATTGATAAGCTGGGTATTTATAACTGTCCCCTTCTATATATTAAGCTTCTTGCCAAAGTTGACGAACATGATCTGGCAACCAACTAGCAATTTCTTCTATCCGTTCTGGGGATAATTCATCTTTTGTAGCAGCAAAGACTGCCTTAACCACCTTTTCCCGGTCTACATTTGGCTGCATTCCCCCTTCATTAGCTACCCGGAATAAGAAGCGATCGCTATCAATTTTAAAGATACCAGGGCCTTGCCAAGGTGGACGCACCCGACTCAAGAATCTTACAAGAGGATTGCTATCATGCCATAAATCAGCAATTTCCATTTGCAGAGATTTATCATCACTTTGCTCTGCGGGTTTATGTAATTCTCCTTCGACTCTATCAGCAGCTTCCGTAGTCATCAAATCACGCATGACACGATAAACAACTTCAGTTATGTCTCTAGCATCGTAAATATCGCCTAGACCACTCTGCTGTTTTACTTTTTCTAAAAAAGGTAAATTCTTTTCCGGTATGGAAGTTGTCATCAAGCCCTCCAAAAGTTTCTTTATAACTGCATTTTGCTAACAAAAAACAGCAGTTTATACGGCTAATGATTAACCATTAACTGCTTGCTTGAGATATTTATGCTGAAAAAATGCAAGCTTTATTAGATAAAATAGTATGTAAATTTAGGCTAATTCATCTGTCACAGGAAACAAATAGGAATTATTAAATTAAGACTCTAGATTTATTGGTAAGATGACGATGAAGGTAGTACCTTTGCCTAGAGTGCTTTCTACTTGAATATGACCTTGGTGATGTTCTACTATAGCTTGAGCGATCGCTAGTCCTAATCCTGAGCCTGTAGCATTATCTTTACCTACATTCCCACTTTTATGAGTGCGTGCTGGATCAACTCGATAAAAGCGGTCAAATAATCTTGGTAATGCGTCGGAGGGAATACCAACCCCTGTATCACTTACCTTGATTTGTAACTGAGGAGTACCATAGCGGACTTTATCTATCCGCACCAACTCTACATTTACTGCACCACCAGCAGGGGTATAGTGTAAAGCGTTACCAATCAAGTTGGTGAATAATCTTACTAATTGATCCCAATTCCCCACAAGTGTAAACCAATTTTCTAATAACTCCGGGTTACTTTCCCCATCTGGAGGATCAATTAAATGCAGATTAAGCGTAATCGCTTTTTCTTGCGCCAACAGTTGCTGTTCTTCTACCACATCCATCAGTACAGCATCGAGAGGACAAGCAGAAAACCCATCTCTGCTAACACCTCCATCCTGACGTGCTAAAAATAGTAAATCATTAACTAACTTACCCAAACGTTGCGTTAATCGTTCCACCACCTTTAACTGTTGACGATAGTGAGAAGATGTAGCAACTTCTGTTTGGGTTAACTCCAAGTCTGCTAAGGCTACTTGCACATTGGTTTGAATTAAAGTGATGGGACTCCTCAATTCATGGGAAGCATCAGCCGTAAATTGCTTGAGGCGTTGGTAAGACTCCCCCACCGGTTCCATCGCTTTCCCCGACAAAAACCAACCACTTGCACCTACCGAAATTACCATCAACCCAGTACCCAGCGCCAAATCAAAAATTAACTGACGACTCGGTTTTGTCACCTCAAACCAAGGATGACTCACACGCAGATATCCTAAAACCTGTCGTCCAACTTCCACCCGTTGCGTAACTTGGCGTAATAACAAAGGGGAATAAGGGGTTTGTTCGTTTTCCGATACGTCCTGTTTATATACGTGGACAGTTTCACCTGTGCGGTTACTGTGAATAGGAATGTTGAGGGGTTCCGAAAAAGTTGACCAAATTAACTCACCAGTGGGACTAAACCACTCCAAGTCTATGTGGTCATCTTCTACAGTATTAGCATTGTTGCGAAAACTGGCTTCTACATTGATGCGGAGTTGTTCAGAGTCATTTTTGTCTGGTTCAATAACAAGCGATCGCTCCACTATCTCCACCACATGATTGAGGGTATCATCAATCCGCTCAACCAAAGTACTGCGAACATATAAATACACACCACTAGCAAACAGCAGCAGTAATACAGCCGTGACAGCAGTGTACCAGATAGCCAGACGACGACGAGTAGCTTGGAACATTTGGAAACGCAGAAAAAACTAAATCTTTTTGAATGTTAAAGTATGGTTGAGGCAATACTTCTATGAAAGTACAAGCATAGTGAAAAATACATCAACCGAAATCGTATTTTTAGTTGAAGAAGATCCAGAGGGTGGTTACACAGCAAAAGCTTTAAGTGAATCAATCTTTACCCAAGCTAATGATATTCCTAGTTTAAAGGAAATGTTACGTGATGCGGTTCGCTGTCACTTCCCTGATGAAGCCGAACGACCAAAAGCAATTAGACTGCATATCGTCCGTGATGAGGTAATTGCTTCGTGAAATTACCGCGAGATTTATCAGGTGAAGACTTAGCTAAAGCATTAGCGCGTTTTGAGTATGTAATAGATAGGCAAACTGGAAGTCATATTCGTTTAACAACTCAGCTAAATGGGGAACATCATATTACAGTTCCTGCCCATGATCCACTCAAGGTTGGTACACTGAATGCTATCTTGCGGGACGTTGCAGAGCATTTTAGCTTGAGTCGAGATGAATTGCTTAGTCAGCTTTTTTCATAACCAGTAATTCTCGGATTTTTCAGATAGCGATCGCTCGACTATCTCCACCACATGATTCAACGTATCATCAATCCGCTCAACCAAAGTACTGCGGACATATAAATACACATCACTAGCGAACAGCAGCAGTAATACAGCAGTAACAGCAGTGTACCAGATAGCCAGACGACGACGAGTAGCTTGGAACATTTGGCAACGAGGAAAATAGTGAACTTTTTGAATGTTAAATAATGTTTATACTCACAAACCTACTACATTACAACCATAGTGAAAAATATAACAACTGGATTATATGTTCTTATGCAGTAATCACTATCTCTAACTCATACAAAAAAAGCTGATAAACATTTCTTAAAATTAGCTTGGTATTTTATATACCTTTATTATAAAGTTCAAGTATTTATACGGAGGCAGTCTAATCTGGGTAGAAGTTAAATTCTATTTGCAGAGAATCAAGAAAAGGATAAAACTCTAATACACAATATCGTACCTAAATGACTACTAACCAAACTTTCAGTATGGGAAAAAAATACCAATTTTCTTGCTTGATTAGTCGAAGT harbors:
- a CDS encoding tetratricopeptide repeat protein → MTPQHLFSSTKAKNYRLFGFCLLILVSLLYPATAGAADITQQLHRPKNSSFRQLSRDDADSLLRVAEQQYAAGYPQKAIDSGLQALDIFHLVGDVKAKGLTYNLLAKAYIQLGRYKEGEDALRRHLAIARDTKDFQSQIFALNNLGTLLLQYGEPKAAGETIEDAYTIADNVNNIEGEGLSLSNLGLVAARLGDYNRAVKLYETALIFRRRTGDTQGEINTLNNLGDAYLAAGNYLDTISSYGAAMRMAKSIGDRTNQLRAIDGLVTAHSAGGRYERAFELLQQRLTIAQELQNPREELNSFASYAKLYEQLGNYPTARNFYERAITLSQALEDNKQEIFLRDRMTQMLRSKK
- a CDS encoding RNA polymerase subunit sigma-70; this encodes MQIPHFSEANHPLVKSLFHHTDQELLDLFQHHADAGKYFTVIFCRYSPIVYTLIQHSARSPVQADYLFALTWRHIYYELGGLNLKNPSPGQEGLTLQNWLINITAFCINEIQLPPTEAIHYSLQATSPPLWCYVEQALDQLPPMLRLMVLMAQSFHWSETRIAAYLQAEGEKVSPAEVANFLQEGYRMLEDKLPADIRAIYLGEDLVKS
- the lysS gene encoding lysine--tRNA ligase; this translates as MSEEDIRAARLEKVEQLRQIGTNPYAYRWESTHHAAQLQEQFVDLPNGEEVELEAAIAGRIMARRVFGKLAFFTLEDETGTIQLYLEKNRIQESMAEIDADAFNHLKQLTDVGDILGAKGTIKRTEKGELSVYVKQYTILTKSLLPLPDKWHGLTDVAKRYRQRYVDLIVNPEVRQTFRRRAQITAGIRRYLEERDFLEIETPVLQSEAGGADARPFVTYHNTLEMGLYLRIATELHLKRLIVGGFEKVFELGRIFRNEGISTRHNPEFTSIEIYQAYADYNDMMALTEGIITTVAKDVLGTLQITYQGATVDLTPPWRRVTMHDLVKEYTGIDFHAFSSLDEAKAASKNAGIPGVDEAQSIGKLLNLAFEEKVETSLIQPTFVIDYPVEISPLAKPHRSQPGLVERFELFIVGRETANSFSELTDPIDQRERLEAQAARKAAGDLEAQGVDEDFLTALEYGMPPTGGLGIGIDRLVMLLTDAASIRDVIAFPLLKPEKSETSAE
- a CDS encoding glyoxalase-like domain protein produces the protein MVIAASVISFRLTPLLGSFLPSLPLDSLFSTQGIMVMLLAAYAGAMWLFLTSAPKVHTVMVSDLEIARQLYEGLLDLPAAEVPLHYYYNYEQTIGATGIDPLYMSTSPSWSGKSMTNASDGLWYQLKKNTQLHVITGASLGVKNQQRHVCFDRDCLEMILMRVETRGLKFKIRNNKPLNFLVKDYEGRIIEIAEVAN
- a CDS encoding type II toxin-antitoxin system HicA family toxin, giving the protein MKLPRDLSGEDLAKALARFEYVIDRQTGSHIRLTTQLNGEHHITVPAHDPLKVGTLNAILRDVAEHFSLSRDELLSQLFS
- a CDS encoding sensor histidine kinase, which codes for MFQATRRRLAIWYTAVTAVLLLLFASGVYLYVRSTLVERIDDTLNHVVEIVERSLVIEPDKNDSEQLRINVEASFRNNANTVEDDHIDLEWFSPTGELIWSTFSEPLNIPIHSNRTGETVHVYKQDVSENEQTPYSPLLLRQVTQRVEVGRQVLGYLRVSHPWFEVTKPSRQLIFDLALGTGLMVISVGASGWFLSGKAMEPVGESYQRLKQFTADASHELRSPITLIQTNVQVALADLELTQTEVATSSHYRQQLKVVERLTQRLGKLVNDLLFLARQDGGVSRDGFSACPLDAVLMDVVEEQQLLAQEKAITLNLHLIDPPDGESNPELLENWFTLVGNWDQLVRLFTNLIGNALHYTPAGGAVNVELVRIDKVRYGTPQLQIKVSDTGVGIPSDALPRLFDRFYRVDPARTHKSGNVGKDNATGSGLGLAIAQAIVEHHQGHIQVESTLGKGTTFIVILPINLES
- a CDS encoding DUF2267 domain-containing protein, encoding MTTSIPEKNLPFLEKVKQQSGLGDIYDARDITEVVYRVMRDLMTTEAADRVEGELHKPAEQSDDKSLQMEIADLWHDSNPLVRFLSRVRPPWQGPGIFKIDSDRFLFRVANEGGMQPNVDREKVVKAVFAATKDELSPERIEEIASWLPDHVRQLWQEA
- a CDS encoding 2-oxoisovalerate dehydrogenase, encoding MKNTSTEIVFLVEEDPEGGYTAKALSESIFTQANDIPSLKEMLRDAVRCHFPDEAERPKAIRLHIVRDEVIAS